A section of the Halopiger aswanensis genome encodes:
- a CDS encoding cyclin family protein, giving the protein MHSARDRIEYEPWLEELEQVAERLELSTEARSCAVDLFLADVPDDDRSKRAMLAASIYAGSLVAGDGRTQGAVADAADVSRLSIQQHWKDRLETAGLEPPGW; this is encoded by the coding sequence ATGCACAGCGCCCGGGATCGGATCGAGTACGAACCGTGGCTCGAGGAACTCGAGCAGGTCGCCGAGCGGCTGGAACTGTCGACCGAGGCGCGGTCGTGTGCGGTCGATCTCTTTCTCGCGGACGTGCCCGACGACGACCGCTCCAAACGCGCGATGCTGGCCGCGAGCATCTACGCCGGCTCGCTCGTCGCTGGCGACGGCCGAACGCAGGGAGCCGTCGCCGACGCCGCGGACGTCTCCCGGCTGTCCATCCAACAACACTGGAAGGATCGGCTCGAGACGGCCGGCCTCGAGCCGCCGGGCTGGTGA
- a CDS encoding type 1 glutamine amidotransferase domain-containing protein, with protein sequence MTDALFVVSEEGYWGEECVEPLETLSEAGVEITVATPSGNPPKIDERSIDPDEVGEETAEHIQEVHETDERLNDPIPTAQADAEEYDVVVFPGGHGTEWDVNQDHDARRLLRDAVEGDDGKALVVCHAVGILAFTRDSHGAFLVNGRDVTGFPNEWEEGIVDENDLMPSGRKLPYWVEDEVKAAGGEWDAELEEDTSVTVDGDLLTARGPESSSAAAQTLLEELGL encoded by the coding sequence ATGACTGACGCACTGTTCGTCGTCAGCGAAGAGGGGTACTGGGGAGAGGAATGTGTCGAACCGCTCGAGACGCTCTCCGAGGCGGGGGTCGAGATCACGGTCGCGACGCCGTCGGGCAATCCGCCGAAGATCGACGAGCGCTCGATCGATCCCGACGAGGTCGGCGAGGAGACCGCCGAGCACATCCAGGAGGTCCACGAGACTGACGAGCGACTGAACGATCCGATTCCGACCGCGCAGGCCGACGCCGAGGAGTACGACGTCGTCGTCTTCCCCGGCGGCCACGGCACCGAGTGGGACGTGAATCAGGACCACGACGCGCGACGGCTCCTGCGGGACGCCGTCGAGGGCGACGACGGCAAGGCGCTGGTCGTCTGTCACGCCGTCGGTATCCTCGCGTTCACCCGCGACAGCCACGGCGCCTTCCTCGTCAACGGCCGCGACGTGACCGGCTTCCCCAACGAATGGGAGGAAGGCATCGTCGACGAGAACGACCTGATGCCCAGCGGCCGCAAGCTTCCCTACTGGGTCGAGGACGAGGTCAAAGCCGCCGGCGGCGAGTGGGACGCCGAACTCGAGGAAGACACGAGCGTCACCGTCGATGGCGACCTGCTGACCGCCCGCGGCCCCGAATCCTCGAGCGCGGCGGCCCAGACCCTGCTCGAGGAACTGGGACTCTAA
- a CDS encoding Hsp20/alpha crystallin family protein produces MADRSDPFDSITELFERLSRQLETAARSWDAEMDVRDGGGSRFDFSMTHSSPSLDLADEGEEFVVTVDVPGYDTEDLEIRLSGETLSIRGEREHEAERGGDGEHEQYIRRERAVQSFNRRVQLPDSVEADDVSATVNNGILTVQLPKREPADESTSIDIE; encoded by the coding sequence ATGGCAGACCGATCGGACCCCTTCGACAGCATCACGGAACTGTTCGAGAGACTCTCCCGGCAACTCGAGACGGCCGCGCGCTCGTGGGACGCCGAGATGGACGTCCGCGACGGGGGCGGCAGCCGGTTCGACTTCTCGATGACCCACTCGTCGCCGAGCCTCGACCTCGCCGACGAGGGCGAGGAGTTCGTCGTCACCGTCGACGTTCCCGGCTACGACACCGAGGACCTCGAGATTCGGCTTTCCGGCGAGACGCTCTCGATCAGGGGCGAACGCGAGCACGAGGCAGAACGCGGCGGAGACGGCGAGCACGAACAGTACATTCGTCGCGAGCGAGCGGTGCAGTCGTTCAACCGACGGGTGCAACTTCCCGACTCCGTCGAGGCCGACGACGTCAGCGCGACGGTCAACAACGGCATTCTGACGGTCCAACTGCCGAAGCGTGAGCCCGCGGACGAGTCGACATCGATCGATATCGAGTGA
- a CDS encoding DHH family phosphoesterase, with protein sequence MSRAAELASVLETADSLAIVCHDNPDPDCLASALALEAIAVQQDVDDVTIVYGGEISHQQNRAFVNMLDISLEPVEDAAIDDYGCIGFVDHARPGANTQLSEAVTPDIVVDHHPGEPGDARFTDVRTRYGATATIFVEYLGELGVEPTTRLASALLFALHRERLDFVREPTRREYEAALAVYPNADLETLEQLYGSAFSPGTIDAIGRAIATRERRGSSLVASVGKTTETDALPQAADYLLNLEGVDTVLVYGIVDDAIRLSGRSIDPRVHMGETLEDGFEGLGAVGGHHDMAGGRIELGLFADEADDDEELLEFIGGRLTRRFFDALNLDGGES encoded by the coding sequence ATGTCCCGTGCGGCCGAGCTCGCGTCCGTCCTCGAGACGGCCGACTCGCTGGCGATCGTCTGTCACGACAACCCCGATCCGGACTGTCTCGCCAGCGCGCTCGCGCTGGAGGCTATCGCCGTGCAACAGGATGTCGACGACGTGACGATCGTCTACGGCGGCGAGATCTCCCACCAGCAGAATCGCGCGTTCGTCAACATGCTCGACATCTCCTTAGAGCCGGTCGAGGACGCGGCGATCGACGACTACGGCTGCATCGGCTTCGTCGATCACGCCCGTCCCGGGGCGAACACGCAGCTTTCCGAAGCGGTCACCCCGGACATCGTGGTCGACCACCACCCGGGCGAGCCGGGCGACGCTCGCTTTACCGACGTCCGAACGCGGTACGGCGCGACAGCGACGATCTTCGTCGAGTATCTGGGCGAACTCGGCGTCGAACCCACGACGCGACTCGCCTCCGCGTTGCTGTTTGCCCTCCACCGCGAGCGGCTGGACTTCGTCCGGGAGCCGACCCGCCGCGAGTACGAGGCCGCGCTCGCCGTCTACCCCAACGCGGATCTCGAGACGCTCGAGCAGTTGTACGGCAGCGCGTTCTCGCCGGGGACGATCGACGCCATCGGCCGGGCGATCGCGACCCGCGAACGGCGGGGATCGTCGCTCGTCGCGAGCGTCGGCAAGACGACCGAGACCGACGCGCTCCCGCAGGCGGCGGACTACCTGCTCAATCTCGAGGGCGTGGATACGGTGCTCGTCTACGGCATCGTCGACGACGCGATCCGGCTGAGCGGCCGTTCGATCGATCCGCGGGTTCACATGGGTGAGACGCTCGAGGACGGCTTCGAAGGGCTCGGCGCGGTCGGCGGCCACCACGACATGGCCGGCGGTCGGATCGAGTTGGGGCTGTTCGCCGACGAGGCCGACGACGACGAGGAGTTGCTCGAGTTCATCGGCGGGCGGCTGACCCGGCGGTTCTTCGACGCGCTGAATCTCGACGGCGGCGAGAGCTGA
- the nirK gene encoding copper-containing nitrite reductase, giving the protein MTRRTHSKPRRRFLQTAGAATALAVAGCLGSGSDGDSADRSTGDDTDSTDEASATAATSVDVDRIARDPTDIPDPVDWTEPREHDITIETERLTAEIEPGVTFDYMTFEGQVPGPMIRVRQGDRVNLTFDVPEDLNVEAHNMDFHAVYGPGGGADATTIAPGDDPAQISFTAEYAGVFIYHCAIPNMDQHISSGMFGSILVEPEDGLPEVDREFYLGQHEIYTDGDLGEEGHHGFDFDAMLAEQPTYVVFNGQAYGFTEDGVGPMHAEVGETARVYFANGGPNLLSSWHPIGNVWSRFYRDGDLLTEPDRNIETAPVAPGTTAAAEMEFPVPGPVKIVDHALTRAGRRGALAVIDVEGEEQPEIYDPNP; this is encoded by the coding sequence ATGACCCGACGTACCCACTCCAAACCCCGACGACGGTTCCTGCAAACGGCCGGTGCGGCGACGGCGCTGGCGGTCGCCGGCTGTCTCGGTTCCGGGTCGGACGGCGACAGTGCCGACCGATCGACGGGCGACGATACCGACTCCACGGACGAGGCGAGTGCAACGGCAGCGACGAGCGTCGACGTCGATCGGATCGCCCGCGATCCGACCGATATTCCCGACCCAGTCGACTGGACGGAACCCCGCGAGCACGACATTACGATCGAAACCGAGCGGCTGACCGCCGAGATCGAACCCGGCGTCACGTTCGACTACATGACCTTCGAGGGGCAGGTCCCCGGGCCGATGATCCGCGTCCGCCAGGGCGACCGGGTAAACCTCACCTTCGACGTACCGGAGGACCTGAACGTCGAGGCCCACAACATGGACTTCCACGCGGTCTACGGCCCCGGCGGGGGTGCCGACGCGACGACCATCGCCCCCGGCGACGATCCGGCGCAGATCAGCTTTACCGCCGAATACGCGGGCGTGTTCATCTACCACTGCGCGATCCCGAACATGGACCAGCACATCAGTTCGGGCATGTTCGGCTCGATCCTCGTCGAACCCGAAGACGGGCTCCCCGAGGTCGATCGGGAATTCTACCTCGGCCAGCACGAGATCTACACGGACGGCGACCTCGGCGAGGAGGGCCACCACGGGTTCGACTTCGACGCCATGCTCGCCGAACAGCCGACCTACGTCGTTTTCAACGGGCAGGCCTACGGCTTCACGGAGGACGGCGTCGGTCCGATGCACGCCGAGGTCGGCGAGACCGCCCGCGTCTACTTCGCCAACGGCGGCCCGAACCTGCTGAGTTCGTGGCACCCGATCGGCAACGTCTGGAGCCGCTTCTACCGCGACGGCGACCTCCTGACCGAACCCGATCGCAACATCGAAACGGCGCCCGTCGCGCCCGGGACGACCGCCGCGGCCGAGATGGAGTTCCCCGTCCCCGGCCCGGTCAAGATCGTCGACCACGCGCTCACTCGAGCCGGCCGGCGCGGCGCGCTGGCCGTCATCGACGTCGAGGGCGAGGAACAGCCCGAAATCTACGATCCGAACCCGTGA
- a CDS encoding helix-turn-helix domain-containing protein, translating into MTDDADGDRIRVTVAITDDDSIERLVECVDDVIDARIVDDAADSNPNRRPPVLRIDVGEVTPKQWDALELAAELGYFDCPRRVDLETLATELSISKSAVSQRLRAAESTLIRAVIEAARESTADSSSGSRSNSSSSTDAEPEPTGTDGEPVAEPEPGDR; encoded by the coding sequence ATGACTGACGACGCCGACGGCGACCGCATCCGCGTCACAGTGGCGATCACGGACGACGACTCCATCGAGCGGCTCGTCGAGTGCGTGGACGACGTTATAGACGCCCGCATCGTCGACGACGCTGCCGACTCGAACCCGAACCGTCGGCCGCCGGTGCTGCGAATCGACGTCGGTGAGGTGACTCCGAAACAGTGGGACGCCCTCGAGTTAGCCGCCGAGTTGGGCTACTTCGACTGTCCGCGGCGAGTCGACCTCGAGACGCTCGCGACGGAGCTTTCGATCTCGAAATCGGCCGTCTCACAGCGGCTCCGCGCGGCTGAATCGACGCTTATCCGGGCGGTTATCGAAGCGGCTCGGGAGTCGACCGCGGACTCGAGTTCGGGTTCGCGTTCGAATTCGAGCTCGAGTACGGACGCCGAGCCCGAACCGACCGGCACCGACGGCGAACCGGTAGCCGAGCCCGAGCCGGGTGACCGGTAG
- a CDS encoding ornithine cyclodeaminase family protein, with amino-acid sequence MTDALFLTSSDVTELATPADYVEAVRDGYRQRGEGAPAQPRSKFFRSEPAGMLTSYAAVLPDTGAMGGYMYSAGFGAEDAWFMTPLFDAESGEPLALLDGASMNPFKTGAAGAVGVDALAREDAETLGIIGTGAQARGQLRTTATVRDFADVRVYSPTPENRESFADEFDDQLAADVQAVDSSTAAVSGADVVITATTASEPVFDGSDLEPGTHVTAMGQYNPEKRELDTTTIERATYVPDLRERATFDAGSFLAALEEGVVTEDHIHAELGEIVAGEAPGRTSDDEITVFDSGGTGIETVAGAYLLYERALEAGVGTEIEFAPASEALTGD; translated from the coding sequence ATGACCGACGCGCTGTTTCTCACCAGTAGCGACGTAACGGAGCTTGCGACGCCAGCCGACTACGTCGAGGCCGTCCGCGACGGCTACCGACAACGCGGCGAAGGGGCACCCGCTCAGCCCCGCTCGAAGTTCTTCCGGAGCGAGCCGGCCGGAATGCTCACCAGTTACGCCGCCGTGCTTCCCGACACGGGGGCGATGGGCGGCTACATGTACAGCGCCGGCTTCGGCGCCGAAGACGCCTGGTTCATGACGCCGCTGTTCGACGCCGAGAGCGGCGAACCGCTCGCGCTGCTCGACGGTGCGAGCATGAACCCGTTCAAAACCGGCGCCGCTGGCGCCGTCGGCGTCGACGCGCTCGCCCGCGAGGACGCCGAGACGCTCGGAATCATCGGAACCGGCGCGCAGGCCCGCGGCCAACTCCGGACGACGGCGACCGTCCGAGATTTCGCGGACGTGCGCGTCTACTCGCCGACCCCCGAGAACCGCGAGTCCTTCGCCGACGAGTTCGACGACCAACTCGCGGCCGACGTCCAGGCGGTCGACTCGAGCACGGCGGCCGTGTCCGGGGCGGACGTCGTCATCACGGCGACGACCGCGAGCGAGCCGGTGTTCGACGGGTCGGATCTCGAGCCCGGAACGCACGTGACGGCGATGGGCCAGTACAACCCCGAGAAACGCGAACTGGATACGACGACGATCGAGCGCGCGACCTACGTCCCCGATCTCCGCGAGCGAGCGACGTTCGACGCCGGCTCCTTCCTCGCGGCGCTCGAGGAGGGTGTCGTCACCGAAGATCACATCCACGCGGAACTGGGCGAGATCGTCGCAGGCGAGGCGCCCGGCCGGACGAGCGACGACGAGATCACAGTGTTCGACAGCGGCGGCACGGGGATCGAGACGGTCGCCGGCGCGTACTTGCTCTACGAGCGGGCGCTCGAGGCGGGCGTCGGCACCGAGATCGAGTTCGCGCCGGCCAGCGAGGCGCTGACCGGGGACTGA
- a CDS encoding DUF3054 domain-containing protein, with amino-acid sequence MDAVPTSDMDTGVRAESAGGTADRTTLLLAVGDVVFLAGLVLVGQLSHGVTPIEQPIAALETVAPFVLGWLLIAAIAGLYTSASDVATSVPQTARTTAVTWIAAANVGFILRNGLFGESTMWPFPLVMTGFGLLVLVGWRVGYAVFARSSGRA; translated from the coding sequence ATGGACGCGGTCCCGACCTCCGATATGGACACGGGAGTGCGAGCGGAGAGCGCGGGCGGCACCGCCGATCGGACGACGCTGTTGCTGGCCGTCGGCGACGTCGTCTTCCTCGCCGGGTTGGTACTCGTAGGCCAACTCAGCCACGGCGTCACGCCGATCGAACAGCCCATCGCGGCCCTCGAGACGGTCGCACCGTTCGTTCTCGGCTGGCTGCTCATCGCAGCGATCGCGGGACTCTACACGAGCGCGAGCGACGTCGCAACGTCCGTCCCGCAAACGGCCCGCACCACGGCAGTCACCTGGATCGCAGCGGCGAACGTGGGCTTTATCCTCCGTAACGGGCTCTTCGGCGAGAGCACGATGTGGCCGTTCCCGCTGGTGATGACCGGCTTCGGCCTGCTCGTTCTCGTCGGCTGGCGGGTCGGCTACGCGGTTTTCGCCCGCTCGAGCGGCCGAGCGTAA
- a CDS encoding J domain-containing protein, translating into MAAGETGCDGCGRSIPSEAATTVAMPNGEQVTCCPQCAPHARAVTDATADGEATLDQRRAACDGCRGSFLESELEDVRLPDGTVIACCPSCAAEAPSGGSETTETADGNADGPGDRTDTGTAAEADGGRVDDGGAAPTRCSQCSDPIATEPFRVTTVDGRTERLCRSCKEDAAADGIIKDVEMRASRARDVLGVDPDAGLAEIRDAYHQQVKRAHPDRKSGSRSAFQLVTDAYERLRREASSQ; encoded by the coding sequence ATGGCCGCGGGTGAAACTGGCTGTGACGGGTGTGGCCGCTCGATCCCCTCCGAAGCGGCGACGACGGTCGCGATGCCGAACGGCGAGCAGGTGACCTGTTGTCCGCAGTGTGCGCCCCACGCTCGAGCGGTGACCGATGCCACCGCCGACGGTGAAGCGACGCTCGACCAGCGACGCGCCGCCTGCGACGGCTGTCGCGGGAGTTTCCTCGAGAGCGAACTGGAGGACGTTCGGCTGCCCGACGGGACCGTCATCGCCTGTTGTCCGTCGTGTGCGGCCGAAGCGCCGTCGGGCGGTTCGGAGACGACGGAAACGGCTGACGGTAACGCCGATGGCCCCGGCGACAGGACCGACACTGGTACTGCGGCCGAGGCAGACGGCGGACGGGTCGACGACGGTGGTGCCGCGCCGACTCGCTGTAGCCAGTGTTCCGACCCGATCGCGACCGAACCGTTTCGCGTGACGACCGTCGACGGCCGGACCGAGCGACTGTGCCGGTCCTGCAAGGAGGACGCGGCGGCCGACGGTATCATCAAAGACGTCGAAATGCGCGCCTCACGAGCGCGGGACGTACTCGGCGTCGACCCCGATGCCGGTCTCGCCGAAATTCGGGACGCCTACCACCAACAGGTCAAGCGCGCCCACCCGGACCGAAAGAGCGGGAGCCGATCGGCGTTTCAACTCGTGACCGACGCCTACGAACGACTTCGCCGGGAGGCGAGCAGTCAATAG
- a CDS encoding toll/interleukin-1 receptor domain-containing protein: MAREQLYVSHAPGDLELVQELFSTVENFPIGVHIAAEETDSGRARTRLTGRIANSDLVVAVLTERSATDQWINQEIGYARAKGIPVLPLSDRDVRHSGYLSDIDGVTIDRSDLPATVFELLCQLRRELSPLGALSVPNWYVRFPCTVPGCDQPVTLEIEHEQSKLWKLHRRGRRLSADCEGCGSRYYFDPGTIGFVGRGEPESTAGSEAGSPSRSSQKRR, from the coding sequence ATGGCCCGGGAACAGCTGTACGTCTCGCACGCCCCCGGCGACCTCGAACTCGTTCAGGAGCTGTTCTCGACGGTCGAGAACTTCCCGATCGGGGTCCACATCGCCGCGGAGGAGACCGACTCCGGCCGCGCCCGGACGCGGCTCACGGGACGGATCGCGAACAGCGACCTCGTCGTCGCGGTGTTGACCGAGCGGTCGGCGACCGATCAGTGGATCAATCAGGAGATCGGCTACGCGCGGGCGAAGGGCATTCCGGTGTTGCCACTGTCCGACCGGGACGTCCGTCACAGCGGGTATCTCAGCGATATCGACGGCGTAACGATCGATCGTAGCGATCTGCCCGCGACCGTCTTCGAGTTACTCTGTCAGCTTCGCCGCGAACTCTCGCCGCTGGGTGCCCTGTCCGTTCCCAACTGGTACGTTCGATTCCCCTGTACGGTCCCCGGCTGCGACCAGCCGGTCACCCTCGAAATCGAGCACGAGCAGTCGAAACTCTGGAAGCTCCACCGGCGCGGGCGCCGACTCTCGGCGGACTGCGAGGGGTGTGGCTCGCGGTACTACTTCGATCCGGGGACGATCGGCTTCGTCGGGCGGGGTGAACCCGAGTCTACGGCCGGATCCGAAGCCGGATCTCCCTCGAGGTCGTCACAGAAACGCCGGTAA
- the tpiA gene encoding triose-phosphate isomerase codes for MFVLVNLKTYPCDPLEVAEAVRDVDDETDARIAVAPQATHLERVAETGAETWAQHVDPIDYGSNTGHTLAETVADAGADGTLLNHSEQRLKLADIDGAVQAAQRADLETIVCANNPAQIGAAAALGPDAVAVEPPELIGTGTPVSQADPDIVEDAVDAAANVDDDVDVLCGAGISTGDDVVAAGDLGAEGVLLASGVAKADDPRAALEDLVEPL; via the coding sequence ATGTTCGTTCTCGTAAACCTCAAGACCTATCCCTGCGACCCCCTCGAGGTCGCGGAAGCCGTTCGCGACGTCGACGACGAAACCGACGCGCGCATCGCAGTCGCGCCGCAGGCGACCCACCTCGAGCGCGTCGCCGAGACGGGCGCCGAGACCTGGGCCCAGCACGTCGATCCGATCGACTACGGCAGTAATACCGGCCACACCCTCGCGGAGACGGTCGCCGACGCCGGCGCCGACGGAACGTTGCTCAACCACTCCGAGCAGCGCCTGAAACTCGCCGACATCGACGGTGCAGTGCAGGCGGCCCAGCGGGCCGACCTCGAGACGATCGTCTGCGCGAACAACCCCGCACAGATCGGCGCGGCCGCGGCGCTCGGGCCCGATGCCGTCGCCGTCGAACCGCCGGAACTCATCGGGACCGGGACGCCGGTCAGCCAGGCCGACCCCGATATCGTCGAGGACGCCGTCGACGCCGCCGCAAACGTCGACGACGACGTCGACGTCCTCTGTGGCGCCGGGATCAGCACCGGCGACGACGTCGTCGCTGCGGGCGACCTCGGGGCCGAGGGCGTCCTGCTGGCCAGCGGCGTCGCGAAGGCCGACGACCCGCGGGCGGCGCTCGAGGACCTCGTCGAGCCGCTCTGA
- a CDS encoding multiprotein bridging factor aMBF1: protein MVQCEMCGAETSSPKTIKVEGAKLDVCADCTDFGTEVRQTSSSGSSTKYSTGSSSSSSSASSSGGTSTGGTSSSSSSSSSQRRSDMFDDMDELATDYDERVRKAREQKGLSQSDLANELNEKASLIRKIERGDTLPSDRVQSKLERFLEIDLSAEGSSGDDSEWSGGSSSGSYTLGDVVKRKD from the coding sequence ATGGTTCAGTGCGAGATGTGTGGCGCCGAGACGTCGTCTCCGAAGACCATCAAAGTCGAGGGCGCGAAGCTCGACGTGTGCGCCGACTGCACCGACTTCGGCACTGAAGTCAGACAGACCTCGAGCTCCGGCTCGTCGACGAAGTACTCGACCGGCTCGAGTTCGTCGTCTTCGTCGGCTTCCAGCTCCGGCGGCACGTCGACCGGCGGCACCAGTTCCAGCTCCTCCAGTTCCTCGAGTCAGCGCCGCTCGGACATGTTCGACGACATGGACGAGCTCGCGACCGACTACGACGAGCGCGTCCGCAAGGCCCGCGAGCAGAAGGGGCTTAGCCAGTCCGATCTCGCGAACGAGCTCAACGAGAAGGCGAGTCTCATCCGCAAGATCGAACGCGGCGACACCCTCCCGAGCGACCGCGTCCAGTCGAAGCTCGAGCGGTTCCTCGAGATCGACCTGAGCGCCGAGGGCAGTTCCGGCGACGACTCGGAGTGGTCGGGCGGCTCCTCGTCGGGCAGTTACACGCTCGGCGACGTCGTCAAGCGGAAGGACTGA
- a CDS encoding CDP-alcohol phosphatidyltransferase family protein — translation MTLDQLRPYVSRFLDPFVRGFDRIGLTPDGVSVIAFGMAVLAAVAFFLGGHASPVWYVVAAVLVFLNGWLDIVDGALAREQERASAAGDLLDHVLDRYADIVVIAGLAAGIENYLLGFLAVTGVVMTSYLGTQAQAVGLDRVYGGLVGRADRLAIIGIVGFLAYPLEGADPAGLTIVGWLLVFLAVVGHLTAVQRFAYSWSALD, via the coding sequence ATGACGCTCGATCAGCTCCGCCCGTACGTATCGCGGTTTCTGGACCCGTTCGTGCGGGGCTTCGACCGCATCGGCCTGACGCCCGACGGGGTGAGCGTCATCGCGTTCGGAATGGCGGTCCTGGCCGCCGTCGCCTTCTTCCTGGGCGGGCACGCGTCGCCGGTCTGGTACGTCGTCGCGGCGGTGCTGGTCTTCCTGAACGGCTGGCTGGACATCGTCGACGGCGCGCTCGCCCGCGAGCAGGAGCGCGCGTCCGCGGCGGGGGACCTGCTGGATCACGTCCTCGATCGCTACGCCGACATCGTCGTCATCGCCGGGCTCGCCGCAGGCATCGAGAACTACTTGCTCGGCTTCCTCGCGGTTACGGGCGTCGTCATGACCTCGTACCTGGGGACGCAGGCCCAGGCGGTCGGCCTCGACCGCGTCTACGGCGGCCTCGTCGGTCGCGCGGACCGGCTGGCGATCATCGGGATCGTCGGCTTTCTCGCCTACCCGCTCGAGGGCGCGGACCCCGCCGGGCTCACGATCGTCGGGTGGCTGCTGGTCTTCCTCGCCGTCGTGGGCCACCTGACCGCCGTCCAGCGGTTCGCCTACTCCTGGTCGGCGCTCGACTGA
- a CDS encoding adenylate kinase family protein — protein sequence MRLAVTGTPGTGKTTATELLEERLADDDSLPDLEVIHLNRVLEDEELYTEVDADRESKIADLDALADWLEGRDEAVIESHLAHHFEADRVAVLRCAPATLEERLLERGETEAKARENAESEALDVILSEAADQHGLESVYEIDTTDREPEDVADALEAVVTGDREPSAGEVDFVGYLG from the coding sequence GTGAGGCTCGCCGTCACCGGCACGCCCGGCACCGGGAAGACGACCGCGACGGAACTGCTCGAGGAGCGACTCGCCGACGACGACTCGCTGCCCGACCTCGAGGTAATCCACCTCAACCGGGTTCTCGAGGACGAGGAGCTGTACACCGAGGTCGATGCGGATCGGGAGAGCAAGATCGCCGACCTCGACGCGCTCGCCGACTGGCTCGAGGGCCGGGACGAGGCCGTGATCGAATCCCACCTCGCGCACCACTTCGAAGCCGACCGCGTGGCCGTCCTGCGGTGTGCGCCGGCGACGCTCGAGGAGCGCCTCCTCGAGCGGGGCGAAACCGAGGCCAAGGCCCGCGAGAACGCCGAGAGCGAGGCGCTCGACGTCATCCTCTCGGAGGCCGCCGACCAGCACGGCCTCGAGTCGGTCTACGAGATCGACACGACCGACCGCGAGCCCGAAGACGTGGCGGACGCGCTCGAGGCGGTCGTCACCGGGGACCGCGAGCCGAGCGCCGGCGAGGTCGACTTCGTGGGGTATCTCGGATGA